One region of Alcanivorax sediminis genomic DNA includes:
- a CDS encoding acyl-CoA dehydrogenase family protein: protein MSALNYFNDTHQMVRATVRKFVEREILPHVDDWEEAGEFPRELYHKAAAAGILGINAPEQYGGTGEDVFMKVAACEELVRCSSGGLCASLGSLDIGLPPVWKWGSDAMKERVIPEVIGGEKISALAITEPNGGSDVANLRTRAVRDGDHYVVNGSKTFITSGVRADYYTVAVRTGDQGYGGISLLLIEKGTPGFTVGRKLKKMGWWASDTAELFFEDCRVPAENLIGPENGGFYCIMSNFQMERLILAVTANSTAQLALDECLRYVKEREAFGRPLAGFQVTRHKLAEMATDIKASTEFTYRVAARIAAGENCVLDVSMAKNVATRCADRVTYDAVQLFGGSGYMRGTIVERLYRDNRILSIGGGTHEIMNEVIAKQMGL from the coding sequence GTGAGCGCACTGAATTATTTCAATGATACCCACCAAATGGTGCGGGCTACGGTTCGCAAGTTCGTGGAAAGGGAAATCCTTCCCCATGTAGACGATTGGGAAGAGGCCGGGGAGTTTCCCCGGGAGTTGTATCACAAGGCGGCAGCCGCGGGCATTCTCGGAATCAATGCCCCTGAGCAATACGGCGGCACCGGCGAAGACGTGTTCATGAAGGTGGCGGCCTGTGAGGAGCTGGTACGATGCTCCTCCGGTGGCCTTTGTGCCAGCCTCGGCTCCCTGGATATCGGCCTGCCTCCGGTATGGAAGTGGGGTAGCGATGCCATGAAGGAAAGGGTCATCCCGGAGGTGATCGGCGGGGAAAAAATTTCCGCGCTGGCAATCACCGAACCCAACGGCGGTTCCGACGTGGCCAACCTGCGTACCCGTGCGGTGCGTGATGGTGATCACTATGTGGTGAATGGTTCCAAGACCTTTATCACCAGTGGGGTGCGCGCAGATTATTACACCGTGGCGGTGCGTACCGGTGATCAGGGGTACGGCGGCATCAGTCTGCTTCTGATCGAGAAGGGCACGCCGGGTTTCACCGTGGGGCGGAAGCTGAAGAAGATGGGTTGGTGGGCATCAGACACCGCCGAGCTGTTTTTTGAAGATTGTCGGGTGCCGGCAGAGAACCTGATTGGCCCCGAGAACGGCGGCTTTTACTGCATCATGAGTAACTTCCAGATGGAGCGTCTGATTCTTGCCGTTACCGCCAACAGCACTGCCCAGCTGGCGCTGGACGAATGCCTTCGTTATGTGAAAGAACGTGAAGCCTTTGGCCGCCCATTGGCTGGCTTCCAGGTGACTCGTCACAAGCTGGCGGAGATGGCTACGGACATCAAGGCCAGTACCGAGTTTACCTACCGGGTGGCTGCCAGGATTGCGGCGGGTGAGAACTGCGTGCTGGATGTGTCCATGGCCAAGAATGTGGCAACCCGTTGTGCTGACCGGGTGACCTACGATGCCGTGCAATTATTCGGTGGCAGTGGCTACATGCGTGGCACTATTGTCGAGCGCCTCTACCGAGATAACCGCATTCTCTCCATCGGTGGCGGGACTCACGAGATCATGAATGAGGTGATCGCGAAGCAGATGGGCTTATAA
- a CDS encoding putative solute-binding protein: MKKLLTAAFAVCALATSVSAQAAQQKICVFDIVGNVGPMMGAMKDWQTAAVGWGIDAELVPYTNEAIAAEDLKAGVCDAALVTGIRGRGFSKYAGTVDSIGAIPTMDHMRIVLQVLAMPQSADKLSQGAYQIMGIAPAGAAYVFVNDKEVNSLAKAAGKRVAVLEYDETQAKLVSQVGATPVASDITNFSTKFNNGVVDVIAAPLAAYEALELYKGLSPDGGIINYPLVQLTIQLIAKKDAFAPDVAQKSREYFYNNLDRILDQLKREESKVDAKWWVEIPDTDKSEYEVLMQEARNQLKIEGYYDPDMLTLLRKVRCKLDQSRPECTG, translated from the coding sequence ATGAAGAAACTTTTGACGGCCGCTTTTGCGGTCTGCGCCCTGGCCACCTCCGTTTCCGCCCAGGCCGCACAACAAAAAATCTGTGTATTCGACATCGTTGGCAACGTTGGCCCCATGATGGGCGCAATGAAAGACTGGCAAACTGCAGCTGTTGGCTGGGGTATTGATGCGGAGCTTGTGCCTTACACCAACGAAGCTATTGCCGCTGAAGACCTGAAAGCCGGTGTCTGTGATGCCGCGCTTGTCACGGGCATCCGTGGTCGTGGTTTCAGCAAGTATGCAGGCACCGTGGACTCCATCGGCGCGATCCCCACCATGGATCACATGCGGATTGTGCTGCAGGTGCTTGCCATGCCCCAGAGCGCAGACAAACTGTCACAGGGCGCCTACCAGATTATGGGCATTGCTCCCGCCGGTGCGGCCTATGTGTTTGTGAATGACAAGGAAGTGAACAGCCTAGCCAAGGCAGCAGGCAAACGCGTAGCCGTGCTTGAATACGACGAGACGCAAGCCAAGCTGGTCTCACAGGTCGGCGCAACCCCGGTAGCGTCCGACATCACCAACTTCTCCACCAAGTTCAACAACGGTGTGGTGGACGTGATTGCCGCGCCGCTGGCGGCCTATGAAGCACTGGAACTGTACAAGGGCCTGTCTCCAGATGGCGGTATCATCAATTATCCGCTGGTACAGCTGACCATTCAGCTGATCGCCAAGAAAGACGCGTTCGCTCCTGATGTAGCCCAGAAGTCCCGTGAATACTTCTACAACAACCTGGATCGTATCCTCGACCAGCTGAAGAGAGAAGAATCCAAAGTGGATGCCAAGTGGTGGGTGGAAATTCCGGACACGGACAAAAGTGAGTACGAAGTGCTGATGCAGGAAGCTCGCAACCAACTGAAGATCGAGGGTTACTACGATCCGGACATGCTGACCCTGCTACGCAAGGTACGCTGCAAGCTGGACCAGAGCCGTCCCGAGTGCACCGGCTAA
- a CDS encoding helix-turn-helix domain-containing protein, whose amino-acid sequence MLENAGVDPGILDNPEGFLSVKQISLILRHGNRLLNDVTSGFRFGQELDLHGHGLFGFAILRQKNYRHLVSMVVQYLRVSLPLMDMEIHASGEMISIQLHDNWEFDDLKPTIASIYMGSIHSLASLVCRRFTFEFDFPCPGKSLQWQQLAKGVEMRFDCPQNRVLMPLSGRQGRDDDASMANYLAAARSQEQLKGSDSLKVVTQVRHLIMTSPGRNSTLERVAENLGMSPRSVRRHLGLAGYAFSTIRNQVRETFATRFLKDTDMPLEKIAEHIGYSDQASFSKAYRSWTGKTPGEIRRAKRQ is encoded by the coding sequence GTGCTCGAAAATGCAGGGGTCGATCCGGGCATTCTGGATAATCCCGAAGGATTTCTTTCCGTCAAACAGATTTCCCTGATTCTTCGACATGGCAATCGCCTCCTGAATGATGTCACCAGTGGCTTTCGATTTGGCCAGGAGCTCGATCTTCATGGCCATGGTTTGTTCGGCTTCGCCATCTTGCGACAGAAGAACTATCGACACCTGGTCAGTATGGTGGTGCAGTACCTGCGCGTATCGCTGCCGCTGATGGACATGGAAATTCATGCCAGCGGGGAAATGATTTCCATCCAGCTTCATGACAACTGGGAATTCGACGACCTTAAACCCACCATCGCCAGCATCTACATGGGTAGCATCCACTCGCTGGCATCACTGGTGTGTCGTCGCTTCACCTTCGAGTTCGACTTCCCCTGCCCCGGCAAGTCATTACAGTGGCAACAGCTTGCCAAGGGAGTGGAGATGCGTTTTGACTGCCCCCAGAACCGGGTACTCATGCCGCTTTCCGGCAGGCAGGGGCGCGATGACGATGCCAGTATGGCCAACTACCTGGCCGCTGCACGCAGCCAGGAGCAACTGAAAGGCTCCGATAGCCTCAAGGTCGTTACCCAGGTCCGACACCTGATCATGACTTCACCCGGGCGTAACAGCACCCTTGAGCGGGTTGCTGAGAATCTGGGGATGAGCCCGCGCTCCGTACGGCGCCACCTGGGCCTGGCCGGTTATGCTTTCAGCACCATTCGAAACCAGGTGCGTGAAACCTTCGCCACCCGCTTTTTGAAGGACACGGACATGCCGCTGGAGAAAATCGCCGAGCACATTGGCTACAGTGACCAGGCCAGCTTCAGCAAAGCTTATCGCTCCTGGACCGGCAAAACGCCCGGAGAGATCCGCCGTGCAAAGCGTCAGTAG